The Chryseobacterium sp. 52 genome includes a region encoding these proteins:
- a CDS encoding peptide chain release factor 3 — MSDLIKEIQKRKTFGIISHPDAGKTTLTEKLLLFGGAIQEAGAVKSNKIKKGATSDFMEIERQRGISVATSVLAFEYKDHKINILDTPGHKDFAEDTYRTLTAVDSVIVVIDVAKGVEEQTEKLVKVCRMRNIPMLVFINKLDREGKDAFDLLDEVEQKLGLRVVPLSIPIGMGSDFQGIYNIWENNIQLFLEEKKQKVGETVKFDDINDPSIDEVIGEKAAQSLRDELELVQSVYPEFSREDYMAGDLQPVFFGSALNNFGVRELLDAFIEIAPMPQPKESDTRLVKPEESNFTGFVFKIHANMDPKHRDRLAFVKIVSGTFKRNENYLLVRENKKMKFSSPNAFFADKKEVVDESFPGDIVGLHDTGSFRIGDTLTGGEKLSFKGVPSFSPEHFRYINNSDPLKAKQLAKGIDQLMDEGVAQLFTMEMNNRKIIGTVGALQYEVIQYRLEHEYGAKCTYEPLSMHKACWVEADEKSDEFREFARLKQRFLARDKYNQLVFLADSSFTIHMTQEKFPNVKLHFISEFNNE, encoded by the coding sequence ATGTCAGACTTAATCAAAGAAATACAAAAAAGAAAGACTTTCGGGATCATTTCCCACCCGGATGCCGGAAAAACAACTCTTACGGAAAAATTACTTCTTTTCGGGGGTGCTATCCAGGAAGCCGGTGCGGTAAAGTCCAACAAAATAAAAAAAGGAGCTACCTCCGACTTTATGGAAATCGAAAGACAGAGAGGGATCTCTGTAGCGACTTCTGTATTGGCTTTTGAATATAAAGATCATAAAATCAATATCCTGGATACGCCGGGTCACAAAGATTTTGCTGAAGATACTTACAGAACTTTAACTGCTGTAGACTCTGTAATCGTTGTAATTGACGTTGCAAAAGGGGTTGAGGAACAGACTGAAAAACTGGTTAAGGTCTGCAGGATGAGAAACATTCCGATGCTTGTTTTCATCAATAAACTTGACCGTGAGGGTAAGGATGCTTTTGATCTTTTGGATGAAGTGGAACAGAAATTAGGATTAAGAGTGGTTCCGTTATCCATCCCGATTGGTATGGGAAGTGATTTCCAGGGAATTTATAACATCTGGGAAAATAATATCCAGCTATTCCTGGAAGAAAAGAAGCAGAAAGTTGGCGAAACGGTGAAGTTTGATGATATCAATGACCCTTCAATAGATGAGGTGATTGGAGAAAAAGCAGCTCAGAGCCTTAGAGATGAACTGGAGCTTGTACAGTCTGTCTATCCGGAATTCAGCCGTGAAGATTATATGGCTGGAGATTTACAACCGGTTTTCTTTGGTTCAGCATTAAATAATTTTGGAGTTCGTGAATTGCTGGATGCATTTATTGAAATTGCCCCAATGCCACAGCCTAAAGAAAGCGATACGCGTCTTGTAAAACCGGAAGAAAGTAATTTTACTGGTTTTGTTTTCAAGATCCATGCGAATATGGATCCTAAGCACAGAGACCGACTGGCCTTCGTGAAAATTGTTTCAGGAACGTTCAAAAGAAATGAAAATTATCTGTTGGTAAGAGAAAACAAAAAAATGAAATTCTCTTCCCCGAACGCCTTCTTCGCTGACAAAAAAGAAGTTGTGGATGAAAGTTTCCCTGGTGATATCGTAGGTCTTCATGATACGGGAAGTTTCAGGATCGGAGATACTTTGACCGGTGGTGAAAAATTAAGCTTCAAAGGTGTTCCAAGCTTCTCGCCGGAACATTTCCGTTATATCAATAACAGTGATCCGCTTAAAGCGAAGCAGCTTGCGAAAGGTATTGACCAGCTGATGGATGAAGGGGTTGCCCAGTTATTTACAATGGAAATGAATAACAGAAAAATCATTGGAACGGTAGGAGCACTTCAGTATGAGGTTATCCAGTACCGTCTGGAACATGAATATGGTGCAAAATGTACCTATGAACCACTTTCTATGCATAAAGCATGTTGGGTGGAGGCCGATGAAAAGTCTGACGAGTTTAGAGAATTCGCACGACTGAAACAGAGATTCCTTGCAAGAGACAAGTATAACCAGCTTGTATTTCTGGCGGATTCTTCATTTACAATCCATATGACTCAGGAAAAGTTTCCAAATGTGAAACTGCATTTCATCAGTGAGTTTAATAATGAATAA
- a CDS encoding CPBP family intramembrane glutamic endopeptidase yields the protein MEKSRYPKFTFTWIGGIVLLAGLFIGTMAVYFFGSFWKIAFRENLELKDWFLMLTNAAGFLTAIAFFDFFIVRPSTGKKLNFNFSPTNFYTYLLIFPMMIGMMFISEFITSLIPITGPFWGKYYEYFSQLMEKLTLEPVIMIIMTVIMAPLFEEIIFRGIIQKGLMNKGVDPRRAIFYASVIFGLVHGNPWQFVGAVLLGCVLGLVYYKTKSLLLPMLLHGFNNLCSSILVTYTKSESFADAFKISEWIILIIGIVLFSLFYYLFTKKNKVHYAEI from the coding sequence ATGGAAAAAAGCAGGTATCCGAAGTTTACTTTCACATGGATTGGCGGTATTGTCTTGCTGGCAGGACTATTCATAGGAACAATGGCTGTTTATTTTTTCGGCAGTTTTTGGAAAATTGCTTTCAGGGAAAATCTGGAGCTTAAAGACTGGTTTTTAATGCTCACCAATGCCGCAGGATTTTTGACGGCTATTGCTTTTTTTGATTTTTTCATTGTAAGACCTTCAACCGGAAAAAAACTTAACTTCAATTTTTCTCCAACCAATTTTTACACCTATCTCCTGATATTTCCGATGATGATCGGGATGATGTTTATTTCAGAGTTTATTACTTCGCTGATCCCAATTACAGGACCTTTCTGGGGAAAATACTATGAATATTTCTCCCAGCTTATGGAGAAGCTGACACTTGAACCCGTAATCATGATCATTATGACCGTGATTATGGCCCCTCTTTTTGAAGAAATTATTTTCAGGGGAATTATACAGAAAGGATTAATGAATAAAGGAGTAGATCCCCGGAGAGCTATTTTTTATGCATCTGTGATCTTTGGACTGGTTCATGGAAATCCATGGCAGTTTGTAGGGGCAGTTCTATTGGGATGTGTACTGGGACTGGTATATTATAAAACAAAATCTCTGCTGCTGCCAATGCTTTTGCATGGGTTTAACAATCTGTGTTCTTCCATACTGGTTACATATACAAAAAGCGAAAGTTTTGCAGACGCTTTCAAAATTTCAGAATGGATTATTCTGATCATAGGCATTGTACTTTTTTCTTTGTTCTACTATCTTTTTACGAAAAAGAATAAAGTGCATTACGCTGAAATTTAA
- the rdgB gene encoding RdgB/HAM1 family non-canonical purine NTP pyrophosphatase: MNIDMELLVATHNEHKKEEIQQILGNDFTVKSLTDYHIHEEIVEDGDSFNANALIKAKYCFEKTGIPSLGDDSGLTVEALDGRPGIFSARYAGDHDFAKNIEKVLGELEGNENRKAYFITVLCYYDENGARYFEGRVHGNLLTENKGHKGFGYDPVFVPEGYNRTFAEMNPEDKNKISHRKQALDLFLDFLKVKD; this comes from the coding sequence ATGAATATAGATATGGAATTATTGGTTGCCACACACAACGAACACAAAAAAGAAGAGATCCAGCAGATCCTGGGAAATGATTTTACAGTAAAAAGTCTCACAGATTATCATATTCATGAGGAGATTGTAGAAGATGGTGACTCTTTTAATGCTAATGCTCTGATCAAAGCGAAATACTGTTTCGAAAAAACCGGAATTCCCAGTTTAGGAGACGACAGCGGTCTTACCGTTGAAGCGCTGGATGGCAGACCCGGAATTTTTTCCGCACGCTATGCAGGGGATCATGATTTTGCTAAAAATATCGAAAAGGTTTTAGGTGAACTGGAAGGCAATGAAAACAGAAAAGCCTATTTTATTACCGTTTTATGTTATTATGATGAAAATGGAGCCCGATATTTTGAAGGAAGAGTTCATGGAAATCTGCTGACTGAAAATAAAGGACATAAAGGATTCGGCTATGATCCTGTTTTTGTTCCTGAAGGATACAATAGAACCTTTGCGGAAATGAATCCCGAAGATAAAAATAAAATCAGCCACCGTAAACAGGCATTAGATCTGTTCCTGGATTTTCTGAAAGTAAAAGACTAA
- a CDS encoding ribonuclease Z, protein MSTYLTILGFNSAIPTINTSPTAQLLEIEERHFLIDCGEGTQVQLRKAKARFSKINHIFISHLHGDHCFGLPGLIASFRLLGRDTPLHVYGPKGIKKMLETIFQITETHRGFEVVYHELDKDYSEKIYEDSRVEVYTIPLDHRIYCNGYLFKEKPKDRHLNMKEIAKYSEIESCDYHNIKAGKDVVLSDGYVLKNDILTLEPAPPVSYAFCSDTRYLETVLPIIKNVTVLYHESTFLHDLKEMADYTGHSTALEAATIAQKAEVGKLILGHFSNRYADLTVFTDEARTIFPNSFLPKALESVKI, encoded by the coding sequence TTGAGTACTTATTTAACGATATTAGGCTTTAATTCAGCTATTCCGACCATCAATACTTCACCAACGGCCCAGCTGCTGGAAATAGAAGAAAGACACTTCCTGATCGACTGTGGAGAAGGGACACAGGTGCAGCTGAGAAAGGCGAAAGCGAGATTTTCAAAGATCAATCATATCTTTATTTCTCATCTTCATGGTGACCACTGTTTCGGTCTGCCGGGTCTTATTGCTTCTTTCCGTTTGCTTGGAAGAGATACTCCTCTGCATGTGTATGGCCCGAAAGGAATCAAAAAAATGCTTGAAACCATCTTTCAGATTACAGAAACGCACCGTGGTTTTGAAGTGGTTTATCACGAGCTGGATAAAGACTATTCTGAAAAGATTTATGAAGACAGCAGAGTAGAAGTGTATACCATTCCTTTAGATCACAGAATATACTGTAATGGTTATCTTTTTAAAGAAAAACCAAAAGACAGGCATCTGAATATGAAGGAAATTGCCAAATACAGCGAAATAGAAAGTTGTGATTATCATAATATTAAAGCAGGAAAAGATGTCGTGCTGAGTGATGGTTATGTTCTTAAAAATGATATACTGACCCTGGAGCCGGCACCTCCGGTTTCCTATGCATTCTGCAGCGATACCCGTTATCTTGAAACGGTGCTCCCGATCATTAAAAATGTAACGGTTCTGTATCATGAATCCACTTTCCTTCACGATTTGAAAGAAATGGCTGATTATACGGGACATTCTACTGCTTTGGAAGCTGCGACAATCGCCCAAAAAGCTGAGGTTGGAAAACTGATCCTGGGACATTTCTCAAACAGATATGCAGACCTTACGGTATTTACAGACGAAGCCAGAACTATTTTCCCCAATTCCTTCCTGCCGAAAGCTCTGGAAAGCGTAAAAATTTAA
- a CDS encoding TIGR02757 family protein, with translation MLNFEELKSFLNEKADQYNSPDFIEDDPIQIPHRFSLKQDVEIAGFLAATISWGNRKAIVKSAEKMLDIMGNSPYDFVLNHSEKDLETFQDKSIHRTFNGQDFAYFITQFNKIYKENKSLESLFLVKDQETNFFHAIERFRNSFLETEKHRSHKHVSSPYKNSSSKRIIMFLRWMVRKDKHGVDFGIWENTDQKYLSIPLDVHTGNISRKLGLVSRTQNDWKTVEELDLAIRKFDENDPAKYDFALFGLGVTKELL, from the coding sequence ATGCTTAATTTTGAAGAATTAAAAAGCTTTTTGAACGAAAAAGCAGATCAGTATAACAGTCCGGATTTCATTGAAGATGACCCAATCCAGATTCCACATCGTTTTTCCTTAAAACAGGATGTAGAAATTGCCGGTTTTCTGGCTGCAACTATTTCGTGGGGAAACCGAAAGGCAATTGTTAAATCTGCAGAGAAAATGCTTGATATCATGGGGAATTCTCCTTATGATTTTGTGTTAAATCATTCTGAAAAAGATCTGGAAACCTTTCAGGACAAAAGCATACACCGAACTTTTAATGGTCAGGATTTTGCTTATTTCATCACGCAGTTCAATAAAATCTATAAAGAAAATAAAAGCCTGGAAAGTTTATTTCTGGTAAAAGATCAGGAAACCAACTTTTTCCATGCTATAGAAAGGTTCAGAAACAGTTTTCTGGAAACAGAGAAACATAGAAGTCATAAGCATGTAAGCTCGCCTTACAAAAACTCATCCTCCAAAAGGATTATTATGTTCCTCCGATGGATGGTCCGTAAGGATAAACATGGCGTGGATTTTGGTATTTGGGAAAATACAGACCAAAAATACCTCTCAATTCCATTGGATGTTCATACAGGAAATATATCGAGAAAGTTAGGCTTGGTTTCCAGAACGCAGAATGACTGGAAAACAGTGGAAGAACTGGATCTGGCTATTAGAAAATTTGATGAAAATGACCCGGCTAAATATGATTTTGCATTATTTGGACTCGGAGTTACCAAAGAACTATTATAA
- a CDS encoding DUF1003 domain-containing protein: protein MKKESEKTDVLEKIANGITWWVGSIPSLIVHTLFFITSFLLPMLNIVAFDKMLLILTTVVSLEAIYLAIFIQMSVNKSHEKIEDIQEDIEEISEDIEDIQEDIEEISEDIEEISEDIEEINEDIEDIQEDIEEINEEEDDEDHNERAKNVILKSNVNSNKNEIKGLKDIISQLQNEIDQLKKEE from the coding sequence ATGAAAAAAGAAAGTGAAAAAACAGATGTTTTAGAAAAAATAGCAAACGGTATTACGTGGTGGGTAGGTTCCATTCCTTCCCTGATCGTTCATACCTTGTTTTTTATCACCTCTTTTCTTCTTCCAATGCTCAACATTGTTGCATTCGACAAAATGCTTCTGATTCTTACCACAGTGGTTTCCCTGGAAGCAATTTATCTGGCTATTTTTATTCAGATGTCCGTTAATAAAAGCCATGAGAAAATTGAAGATATCCAGGAAGATATCGAAGAGATCAGTGAAGATATTGAAGATATTCAGGAAGATATCGAGGAGATCAGTGAAGACATTGAAGAGATCAGCGAGGATATCGAGGAGATCAATGAGGATATTGAAGATATTCAGGAAGATATCGAAGAAATCAATGAAGAGGAAGATGACGAAGACCATAATGAAAGAGCCAAGAATGTTATACTGAAAAGCAATGTCAACTCCAATAAAAACGAGATCAAGGGTTTAAAAGATATTATCAGCCAGCTTCAGAACGAGATCGACCAGCTGAAGAAAGAAGAATAA
- a CDS encoding choice-of-anchor L domain-containing protein: MFNYRLNNYLLVTMFLLASVSVFSQKTIRRPQPEKFSAQSKKAGAFIDVNVPTYVPSGYNIEQLVKNVLISGGSVCAAPNVSNVTISPNQPSTDTERAWGYFHKGTTNFPFTDGLVLVTGKARRAGNGLEGGSLGDIVPGAGMNDPDLVAAINPPGNLKDVVSLEFDFVPNSNQVKFNYLFASEEYTSGYPCGDFADSFALLLKKVGDPTYENLAILPNGDGPVSVTNIIPHGVLCDDDVKNEQYFGGLNTLNIETNFIGRTIPLKAIATVIPGQTYHFKMVLADAIDNGYDSAVFLQGGSFDIGMTIVDNNGNPLGDTINMCDNTPQTLKAQVTTVPGMTYKWYKNGVLIPNATSAIYIATSPGVYEVKTFVGGTECQKASITIIGGTSPTAQNATLKLCATPAHSTFNLEDAKPQISTTAGAVFRFYANQADAQAQNNSFITNTTNYNGTDGQIIYVWVSNGAFCSKIVTLTLRREETPVALLTAPRIRICQGESLILTATGGVTYQWGDTSSTTGVRTISPNQTTTYTVYAIGAQGCKSLQQATITIDVVPAIVSSLKGGQICEGDMILLDAGSGPGYTYEWNTGETTQAITVGTPGEYTVKISNGVCSKEFKTQVIRAVVPEIIKVEYNNNGTMVLTASNPSNGTLEYSVDNGFTWQSSNVFSNVPKNTIISIRVKVKNTSCEGFLEYFTFVMKNVITPNGDKVNDIIDFSGVSNYKDFKGLVFDRYGREVFKAGKTRPYWDGYFQGKRLPTSSYWYQVTYQDPASKQMAVKTGWILLKNLE, from the coding sequence ATGTTCAATTATAGACTGAATAATTACCTTTTAGTTACGATGTTTCTATTGGCTTCTGTTTCTGTATTTTCCCAAAAAACAATCAGAAGGCCACAGCCGGAAAAGTTTAGTGCACAAAGCAAAAAAGCAGGAGCATTTATAGATGTAAATGTACCTACCTATGTGCCTTCCGGCTATAATATAGAGCAATTGGTGAAAAATGTACTCATCTCCGGAGGATCTGTCTGTGCAGCCCCCAATGTGAGTAATGTTACTATATCTCCGAATCAGCCGTCTACAGATACGGAAAGAGCCTGGGGGTATTTTCATAAAGGAACGACCAACTTTCCTTTTACTGACGGGCTTGTCCTTGTTACGGGTAAAGCAAGAAGAGCTGGAAACGGATTGGAAGGCGGTTCATTAGGAGATATTGTTCCCGGAGCAGGAATGAATGATCCGGATCTGGTAGCAGCCATTAACCCACCCGGTAACCTTAAAGATGTAGTATCCTTAGAATTTGATTTCGTTCCGAACAGTAATCAAGTTAAATTTAATTACTTATTTGCCTCAGAAGAATATACCAGTGGGTACCCATGTGGCGATTTTGCCGACAGTTTTGCCCTATTACTTAAAAAAGTGGGTGATCCGACTTATGAAAACTTAGCTATTCTGCCCAATGGTGACGGACCTGTAAGTGTGACTAATATTATACCACATGGAGTATTATGTGATGATGATGTTAAAAATGAGCAGTACTTCGGTGGATTGAATACACTGAATATTGAAACTAATTTTATAGGGAGAACAATCCCTCTTAAAGCTATTGCAACTGTAATTCCCGGACAGACCTATCATTTTAAAATGGTTTTGGCAGATGCAATTGACAACGGTTATGATTCTGCAGTATTTCTGCAGGGTGGCTCTTTTGATATCGGAATGACCATTGTTGACAATAACGGAAATCCTTTGGGAGACACAATAAATATGTGCGACAATACTCCACAAACCTTGAAGGCACAGGTGACAACCGTTCCGGGAATGACGTACAAGTGGTATAAAAACGGAGTGTTAATTCCTAACGCAACAAGTGCCATATATATAGCCACTTCTCCGGGAGTTTACGAAGTGAAAACTTTTGTAGGAGGAACAGAATGTCAGAAAGCAAGCATTACGATCATAGGAGGAACTTCCCCAACGGCTCAAAATGCAACACTGAAACTCTGTGCTACTCCTGCTCATAGTACTTTTAATCTGGAAGATGCAAAACCACAGATCAGTACAACGGCAGGTGCAGTATTTCGTTTTTATGCCAATCAGGCTGATGCACAGGCGCAAAACAACAGCTTTATTACGAATACCACAAATTACAATGGTACAGATGGACAAATCATATATGTTTGGGTTTCAAATGGGGCATTCTGCAGCAAAATTGTAACACTGACATTAAGAAGAGAAGAAACCCCTGTTGCCCTGCTTACAGCTCCGAGAATAAGGATATGTCAGGGAGAATCTTTAATATTAACAGCGACCGGTGGAGTTACCTATCAATGGGGAGATACCTCCAGTACAACAGGAGTAAGAACAATAAGCCCAAATCAAACGACTACTTATACAGTGTATGCGATTGGGGCACAGGGATGTAAATCTCTGCAGCAGGCTACCATTACTATTGATGTAGTACCGGCTATTGTATCATCGCTGAAAGGAGGGCAGATCTGTGAAGGAGATATGATTCTTTTAGATGCCGGATCCGGTCCGGGATATACCTACGAATGGAATACAGGTGAAACTACTCAGGCCATTACCGTAGGAACTCCTGGTGAATATACCGTGAAGATCAGTAATGGCGTATGTTCAAAAGAATTTAAGACGCAGGTAATACGGGCTGTAGTTCCCGAAATCATAAAAGTAGAGTATAATAACAATGGAACCATGGTTCTTACGGCAAGTAACCCGAGCAACGGGACTCTGGAATACTCTGTAGACAATGGTTTTACATGGCAGTCTTCCAATGTATTTTCCAATGTTCCTAAAAATACAATCATATCAATCCGTGTGAAAGTGAAGAATACAAGCTGCGAAGGTTTCTTGGAGTACTTTACGTTTGTCATGAAAAATGTCATCACGCCAAATGGTGATAAGGTGAACGATATCATTGATTTCAGCGGAGTAAGCAATTATAAAGATTTTAAAGGTCTTGTTTTCGACCGCTATGGAAGAGAGGTATTTAAGGCCGGAAAAACCAGACCGTACTGGGATGGCTATTTCCAGGGAAAACGCCTGCCTACCTCATCTTACTGGTATCAGGTGACCTATCAGGATCCTGCCAGTAAACAGATGGCAGTGAAGACGGGTTGGATACTTCTTAAAAACTTAGAATAA